CGGCATTGACGGTTGTCCGCGCCGTTATGTTCATGAAGATCGGCAACGGCAAACGGATCGCGTCAAATGCTGCATCCCCAGAAGTTAAACGGCAATCGTTCAGACTTTACTCATAAAATTGAAAAGGTGCGGCAATTTTTGACCGCACCATATCCAAAATCAAAATATTTAATTACATACTCTGGGCTTTTCATTTTGGCTCGCCTTTTTTATAGGCGGCATCAGTCTTCTATAACGGGCACTCCCACAAGCATATGCTCTTCGCCGCTTTGATCCTTATACCTGTCGATCGCAAGCGAATTTACAAAAACATATGCGCTTACATAGTCGATGCGCGCTGCCGTGAGGTCGCTTTCGTGTGATTTGTGAAATCTGTTTACAAGGCTTTCGTCGCCCTCGCAGATGCGCCTTATGTCGTTGTTCTTGTCGTAGCCGTCGCTCACCGTGTCGAATGAGGCCGTTTCAAATCCGTTGGGCGTTTTATGAAGAGTAAAGAGACCCAGCACCTCGCCGCTTTTATTTATTTCAAGCGTATGACCGTTCAGAACATATGAATCTATAAGGAAGCGTCCCCATACCTTCAGGTATTCGGGGTCGGAATCGTCCATCTTATAGATGACGGGCGCAGGTATTTGTACATCTCCGTCGTAATCGGGAGCGTATACCATGGTCATATACGCGCATATAACGCCTAAGTATTCATCGGATCCGCTGTAAAAATACGGGGGAAGCAAGGAATGCGAAACGGGCGCGGTTTCATTGCCGAACTCGCTGTCGTCAGGTGTAAGCGCGCTTATATCGGGCGGAGTGAATGTCGAAAACTCGGTGACTGCGGCATTTTTTGCTTCTGTTATTATGCCGCCGCTTACGGTAACATCGAGCGACGCCACCTTATAGAGCACATCGTCGCGCGAAAGGTTGAATATAAGCTGTACGTTGCCGTCCGAAACTCCCGAAAAATGCGACGTAAAGCCCGTGCCGCTGTTTTCGGCGGAGGTTATCTCAATATAATTTGACGCCTCAGAGCCTTCGGTTGCCGTATAATACCATATGGAATCGGGGTCGCCCGAGTCGTTTTTCATGCTGACTGTAAGCACGCCGTCGTCCGATATTTCGTAAGTCATAATATCAGAAGCGTTGATCTCTTTAACGAAGCTTTCTTCGCTTTCGGCTGCGCTGTCCGTTCCGGTTTCGTCAGCATTGTCCGTGTTGTTTATATTGACGGTACAGGAAGGCATTGTGATAAGAAAAAACGCTGCAAGTAATGTAAAGATAAGTGCCTTTTTCATAGTTGGTCCCTTTGCTTGTTTTATAATATAGTATTATATTAAAGTATAACATAAATATAACACGTTTTTTCGTAATGGACAATGAGCTTATTTTATTATATTTAACGGCAAATCAAAGGTTTTTTGTATATTTTGAAAAATCGCGCGTTTTTTTGTATAATTAAATAAATCTTTCTTAAGAATCCGGGGTGAAAAAATGGACAGACCTTATATCATATGTCATATGGTAAGTTCGCTTGACTTAAAGGTGACGGGAGATTTTCTCTATAGGCCTCAGTGCGCCTTTGCAAGTGAAAAATATTACGAGATACATAGAAATTTTGCGGCCGACGCGTTTGCATGCGGCAGGGTAACGATGGAAGGAAGCTTTACAAAAGGGCGCGCGCCCGATCTTTCGGCGTTTTATGGAAAAAAGGCTTTACGCAGCGATTTCATAGCAGTAGACGATCCTGCATTTTATGCTGTGGCTTTTGACAGACGCGGCAGGCTTGGTTGGGGGTCGGGGCGCATATACGACGAGGATCCGGGATATGACGACTCTCATATAATAGAGGTGCTGTGCGAGGATACGAGCGATGAATATTTGCTGTACCTTAACAGAGTAGGCGTTTCGTATATTTTTGCCGGAGAGCGTGAGCTTGATCTGCGTCTTGCGCTATTCAAGCTTAGGCGGATATTCGGCATAAAAAAGCTTTTGTTGGAGGGC
This DNA window, taken from Clostridia bacterium, encodes the following:
- a CDS encoding RibD family protein, which gives rise to MDRPYIICHMVSSLDLKVTGDFLYRPQCAFASEKYYEIHRNFAADAFACGRVTMEGSFTKGRAPDLSAFYGKKALRSDFIAVDDPAFYAVAFDRRGRLGWGSGRIYDEDPGYDDSHIIEVLCEDTSDEYLLYLNRVGVSYIFAGERELDLRLALFKLRRIFGIKKLLLEGGSILNGAFFKEKVIDELSLVTAPVIAGDDARPLFSESCLVDFELIEAKPLGNSVVWLRYFTKG